The DNA segment CCGAACTAATTATTagatttattttaataaaatcgtTTGCTTTTATATAAACTTGTAATCGTACCGAATAATAGGCTAGGTATctaattttacaaaaataaatcgaAAAAATATCGTACCGTACAgaataaatttatatataaaaatatattttatatactaagtttaaaactaacaaaacatTAAGTTTTTTTCTTGGGTCTTGGGATTATGGAAATGACGACaagtgaccaaataattaatATCCAAAGAGTgttttggtacgaaggaaaacatttccttatgaactcattttccttatcaagagaaaggaaaacattttccaaaacttttTCTCAACCTTCCGCACTCTCACCACCCCACCCTACCCCctctccaaaaatattttttttttctttccaaatttcagtttttccgttaccacccaccctactacccctccaACCCCCACCCCTCCTTCGCACCCCGAAATTTTTTTTtgccttaatttttttttttttttgcaatttcaaatttctgttttttcatttttctgcaccacccaccacCCAATACAACcccctcctcccccccccccctcacccacacaaaaaaattattttttaattttttttgtaatttaaatttctgtttttttattTTCCCCCCCCccatccccctccccccccccactcgaaaaaaaatttaaaatatttttcagttttaatttttttatttatcagtttaaaggctcaaaaatttacaagttccaaaattatgatttcggaggtttatgtgtttggaagtttacgggtttagaaattataaagtttacgggtttgAAATTCCGcggttttgaaagtttagcggttcgaaagtGTATGAAATTtatgggttcggaaggttgttggtttgaaagtttatgacttcatgtttattatatctaaattatttatgaatactcttgagaaatcattttctttaatttgcgtaccaaacaccgaaaatgaataagattactacttgttttccaagaaaatattttcttggaaaacattttctacgggaaacattttccgttataccaaacacacccaaagTCTCAACTTCCAAACCTATTCTACTACTCATATCGAAACTAAATTAGTTCTAACATCTTGAGTAGCAAGCCACTAAGTATTCCAACGATCTTCAGTAGCAAGTCATAAGGTAGTAGATATCTTTCCTCTCGTATGATTTCGATTTGTTATACTAATCTTTTAATAAGTTCTATTCTTGAGTCCCAAATAGATTAATATCTTTTCACTCGTATGATTTATATTTCTCTTGTCTTTACTTAATCTGTTTTACGCAACTATAGTGAGGTCGAGGGTCAAtgggaaacaacctctctgcccttGCAGGAttggggtaaggctgcgtacatcttaCCCTTTCCAGACCCCACTTATGAGAAATTACTGgacttgttgttgttgtactataAAATAGTGAGATGAGTCTCTATTCTGGACATCTGTCACGTTCTTTTGATCATCACTtttaaaatagtcaaaatgcctAAAGAATTTTGCCAAAGTTTTATGCAAGTACACATTATCGCGTTCTAACTTCGACTAGTGACTCTTGCatgatattttaaaaaaaatgccgAAAAATTAACCAAACTATACCGATACCAAAGAGAAATCGAGATGATTGAGACGGTTGCGAAAAATATAATTTTGTTTATACAAAATGGAATAACTAAAAATTTGGTatgatacaaattttataaaataattggCCGAACCAAACCATTGACACCGCTAATTCCAGCTAAACGACCTCGAGTGTAGTGCTGGAAAtgaaatatatgttttgtttaCTTTTAAGAAAATGTTGAGTATATGTTTGAGGTATTTTAGTTATTTTAATTCGTATATTACTAATTCTCATATTTATTTTCTCACATTTTATCCCACAAAATTATAAACATTCTCCATAACTAATGCATATAGCCCTTTTTGTCCAAATGAAGTGACACCTTTATTTTTTTAATCAGTCCCGAAAAGAATATAACCTTCTATATTTAGTAACCATTAACTTTAAAATATGATGATTTATAGCTAGAGAATTGTTATTGTTTGTTTTAGACCaagaattttaaaagtaattttttCAGGCACAAAAAAAGACAGCCAAACAGTATATTGTACACTAAATACTACACTCCGAATCCTGGATTTCATGCAAGTGTTATAATATGAGCTCACTTATAAGCTAGATTATGTTTTGCATTAGCCAATTGATCTTATAATCTCCAATATCCCAAGGttggagatgctgaaacagtTTGTAGCTCCAGTAAAGCTCAAACATTGTTTTAATTTCTGCAAGTCAGCTATTAAGCTTCAAACTGAACTTCATTTTCAACTAAAGAATTATTCTTTACTTCCCAGAGTAGATTACACATGTAACCAAGATGTTGTTAGGTCAAATAGGATTATTTCCAAGCTAAGCAAAGAAGGTCAGATTGAGGAAGCAAGGAAgctgtttgataaaatgcctgAACCAGATGTGGTATCATGGACAGCGATGATTTCGGGTTATATAATATGTGGGAAGATTGATAAAGCGAGGGAGTTGTTTGATAGGACTGATGCAAAGAGAGATGTTGTTACTTGGACAGCTATGCTGGCTGCGTATGCGAGGACGAATAGGATTCTTGAGGCTGAGTTGCTTTTCAACGAAATGCCCGAGAAGAATGTTGTTTCTTGGAATAGTATGATTGATGGGTATGTGAGAAATGGTGGGATTGATAAGGGGTTGGAATTGTTTAGGAAAATGAAGGAGAGGAATGTGGTTTCCTGGAACATGGTTATAGCAGGATTGGCTCGGAATGGGCGAATGCATGAGGCAAGGTTGCTTTTTGATCAGATGCCTGAGAAGAATGTGGTGTCTTGGACTACAATGATATCAGGGTTGTCAAGAAATGGGAAAGTCGATGAGGCTAGAGTACTTTTTGATTGGATGCCTGAGCGGAATGTGGTTTCTTGGAATGCAATGATTACTGGGTATATGCAGAACTCGAGACTTAATGAAGCGCTTGAATTGTTTGAGATGATGCCAGAAAAGACTGTGTCTTCCTGGAATACAATTATCATGGGCTTCATTCAAAACGGGGAACTAAGCGGAGCTAGAATATTGTTTGATAAAATGAGGCAAAGAGATGTGGTTTCTTGGACAACGATGATTAACGGGCATGTGCTAGAGGGGAAAAGTGAAGAAGCGCTAAGAAATTTCTGTGACATGCAAATGGATGGTGGAGTGAAACCAAATGAAGGGACTTTTGTGAGTGTTTTGGGTGCTTGCAGTGACTTAGCTGGTCTTAGTGAAGGAATGCAAATTCACCAAGTAATTAGCAAAACTATTTATCAGGAGAACGAAATGGTCATATCAGCACTTATAAACATGTATTCAAAATGTGGAGATGTAGCAACTGCAAGGAAAATATTTGATGATGACTTGAGAGGCCAGAGAGATCTTATATCTTGGAACGTCATGATTGCAGCTTATTCTCACCATGGATGTGGAAGAGAGGCAATCAATTTGTTCAATGAAATGCTGCAAATGGAATTCAAACCAAATGATGTGACCTACGTGGGATTGCTTGCTGCCTGCAGCCACACAGGTTTGGTGGAGGAAGGGTTAAAATACTTTGATGAGCTCTCTAGGGACGATTCCATAAAGTTGAGAGAAGACCATTATACATGCCTTGTAGATCTCTGCGGTCGAGCAGGAAGACTTAAAGAGGCCTTGGAAGTTATTGAACGGCTTCCAAGTACAGAATCAGCGTTCA comes from the Nicotiana sylvestris chromosome 4, ASM39365v2, whole genome shotgun sequence genome and includes:
- the LOC104245824 gene encoding pentatricopeptide repeat-containing protein At2g35030, mitochondrial, yielding MLKQFVAPVKLKHCFNFCKSAIKLQTELHFQLKNYSLLPRVDYTCNQDVVRSNRIISKLSKEGQIEEARKLFDKMPEPDVVSWTAMISGYIICGKIDKARELFDRTDAKRDVVTWTAMLAAYARTNRILEAELLFNEMPEKNVVSWNSMIDGYVRNGGIDKGLELFRKMKERNVVSWNMVIAGLARNGRMHEARLLFDQMPEKNVVSWTTMISGLSRNGKVDEARVLFDWMPERNVVSWNAMITGYMQNSRLNEALELFEMMPEKTVSSWNTIIMGFIQNGELSGARILFDKMRQRDVVSWTTMINGHVLEGKSEEALRNFCDMQMDGGVKPNEGTFVSVLGACSDLAGLSEGMQIHQVISKTIYQENEMVISALINMYSKCGDVATARKIFDDDLRGQRDLISWNVMIAAYSHHGCGREAINLFNEMLQMEFKPNDVTYVGLLAACSHTGLVEEGLKYFDELSRDDSIKLREDHYTCLVDLCGRAGRLKEALEVIERLPSTESAFIWGVLLAGCNVHGDSETGKLAAMKVLGIDTKSSGTYLSLLKLSASNGKWKEAAKLRTQMKDRGLKKQPGCSWIEVGNRVHVFLVGDESHYETEVIHSLLRNLHLKMKRTGCAPTDNFAMEEDYLII